The following are encoded together in the Pedobacter steynii genome:
- the pyk gene encoding pyruvate kinase — translation MKPFHSRTKIVATLGPASAKPEVLFSMFNAGLDVCRLNFSHGSQADHQEVLDTIRSLNKKHNYNVGILADLQGPKIRIGMVKDGGIHLVNGNRTVITTKECIGNEERIYITYDTFPKDVKAGEIILLDDGKLQMRVIETNLVDEVLCEIVHGGILTSRKGVNLPNTKVSIPSLTVEDRKNLEFVLENDVEWIGLSFVRNAEDIVELKDIIQQRGKTARVIAKIEKPEAIANIDEIIAVSDGIMVARGDLGVEMPMEEVPLLQKMIVQKCRAASKPVIIATQMLESMITTPRPTRAEVNDVANSVLDGADAVMLSGETSVGEFPLIVIETMQKIIQNIEVNNYPFHPEKFLKPKSESFLSDAICDTACFLSKQTNAVGIVSMTLSGYTAFEISSHRPKALTYIFTSNLALLNTVSLLWGVQGFYYDKFESTDETIQDVNNLLKKHKMIKKGDVIINTAAIPMERKGKTNMLKITVID, via the coding sequence ATGAAACCATTTCATTCTAGAACAAAAATCGTAGCGACGCTCGGTCCTGCTTCAGCCAAACCAGAAGTTTTATTTAGCATGTTTAATGCCGGACTGGACGTATGCAGATTAAATTTTTCGCACGGTTCTCAGGCAGATCATCAGGAGGTATTGGATACCATCCGCAGTCTTAATAAAAAACACAATTATAATGTTGGTATCCTTGCTGATTTACAAGGACCTAAGATTAGAATTGGAATGGTGAAAGATGGTGGTATTCACTTAGTTAACGGAAACAGAACGGTCATCACCACTAAGGAATGTATCGGTAATGAAGAGCGTATTTACATTACTTATGACACCTTCCCGAAAGACGTAAAAGCGGGAGAAATTATCCTTCTGGATGATGGTAAACTGCAGATGAGGGTGATCGAAACCAACCTTGTTGATGAGGTGCTTTGTGAGATCGTTCATGGTGGAATCCTGACTTCAAGAAAAGGTGTAAACTTACCAAATACTAAAGTTTCTATCCCTTCTCTTACTGTGGAAGACCGTAAAAATTTAGAGTTTGTTCTCGAAAACGATGTAGAATGGATCGGACTCTCTTTTGTGCGTAATGCAGAAGATATTGTCGAACTGAAAGATATTATTCAGCAAAGAGGTAAAACTGCCCGTGTAATCGCTAAAATCGAGAAACCTGAGGCAATTGCAAATATTGATGAGATCATTGCAGTATCTGACGGAATCATGGTTGCCCGTGGTGACCTGGGAGTGGAAATGCCGATGGAAGAAGTTCCATTGTTGCAAAAAATGATCGTTCAGAAATGTAGAGCGGCCTCGAAACCAGTAATTATTGCAACTCAGATGCTGGAAAGTATGATCACTACACCAAGACCAACACGTGCTGAGGTGAATGATGTGGCGAATTCTGTTCTTGATGGTGCGGATGCAGTAATGCTAAGCGGTGAGACTTCAGTAGGTGAATTCCCGCTTATTGTTATCGAAACAATGCAGAAGATCATTCAAAATATCGAGGTGAACAACTATCCGTTCCATCCGGAAAAGTTCCTTAAACCGAAATCTGAAAGCTTCCTGAGCGATGCAATTTGCGATACTGCTTGCTTTTTATCAAAACAGACGAATGCAGTGGGTATCGTTTCTATGACCTTAAGTGGCTATACAGCTTTTGAAATCTCTAGTCACAGGCCTAAAGCATTAACTTATATTTTTACCAGTAACCTGGCATTGTTAAATACAGTGAGCTTGTTATGGGGTGTTCAGGGCTTCTATTATGATAAATTTGAAAGCACTGATGAAACTATTCAGGATGTAAATAACCTGCTTAAAAAGCATAAAATGATCAAAAAAGGCGATGTGATCATTAACACGGCGGCCATTCCAATGGAAAGAAAAGGGAAGACCAATATGTTAAAAATTACGGTTATTGATTAA
- a CDS encoding SRPBCC family protein, translating to MNTTNQVNITVEATVNAPVETVWNAWTSPEHIVKWNCASEDWHTPKAENDIRTGGKFMSRMEAKDGSFGFDFEGIYDEIKVNEIIAYTLGDNRKVRITFNGNGNSTAISETFEAESTNPIEMQKGGWQAILDNFKKYTESLSD from the coding sequence ATGAATACAACAAATCAGGTCAACATTACAGTCGAAGCGACCGTAAACGCACCAGTAGAAACCGTTTGGAATGCATGGACTTCTCCGGAACATATTGTAAAATGGAACTGCGCTTCTGAAGACTGGCATACGCCTAAAGCAGAAAACGATATCCGTACAGGTGGTAAGTTCATGTCAAGAATGGAAGCTAAAGACGGAAGTTTCGGATTTGATTTTGAAGGTATTTATGATGAGATAAAAGTTAACGAAATCATAGCCTATACACTTGGGGACAATAGAAAGGTAAGAATTACTTTTAACGGAAATGGGAACAGTACTGCCATCAGCGAGACTTTCGAAGCGGAAAGCACCAATCCAATCGAAATGCAGAAAGGTGGTTGGCAAGCCATCCTGGATAATTTTAAAAAATATACCGAGTCATTATCGGATTAA
- a CDS encoding condensation domain-containing protein: protein MKRKLSLIEGTMYAGGSSAVNVVSGIRIKGILSEKALYDALSKVQEKHPLLMANVVEEEDGIPYFTERKDISGIPVRIVRRYGNEDWEKESITECLTPFTLSGQPLARLVWIRSEQISDLIFVCHHCICDGRSVLTMMDETLRLLAQPDLDIGTYPSILSVEELVPDAIRLNRANKIKVRLFAKVVKLSLRLLSLKKEIKRDRPYLLHWKINRDESAMILETCKTAGISIHAALSVAFLKAHQQISTLKSHSRLYCAVDMRKFLPDVKEDMFFAFPAMIPLQLKNSKANDLWTHARQFKEKLQQEISKIDVNKLFMYSSGLLRELPRMSKYARAERGAHDFTFSNMGKVNIKEKYGSLEVETLHSPSTLFPFGNPSTLFSTSFRGEIDFIFTSDEEFLKKEDAVILKTNAMQLLINPTKPCS from the coding sequence ATGAAAAGAAAGCTCTCCTTAATTGAAGGTACGATGTACGCAGGCGGCAGCTCAGCCGTTAATGTTGTATCCGGAATTAGAATTAAAGGAATCCTCTCTGAAAAAGCTTTATATGATGCGCTCTCAAAAGTTCAGGAAAAACATCCTTTACTGATGGCAAATGTTGTAGAAGAAGAGGATGGTATTCCCTATTTCACCGAACGAAAGGACATCTCCGGAATTCCTGTTCGCATAGTCAGAAGGTACGGCAATGAAGATTGGGAAAAAGAATCAATAACCGAATGCCTGACTCCTTTTACCTTATCGGGCCAACCTTTGGCCAGGCTGGTATGGATCAGGTCGGAACAAATCTCTGATTTGATTTTTGTTTGTCATCATTGCATTTGTGATGGCAGATCCGTTTTAACCATGATGGACGAAACCCTTCGGTTGCTGGCACAACCAGATCTGGACATCGGCACTTACCCATCCATTTTATCCGTTGAAGAACTGGTTCCCGATGCCATCAGGCTCAATAGAGCTAATAAGATAAAAGTCCGTCTCTTTGCTAAAGTAGTTAAGCTGAGTTTAAGGTTACTATCTCTGAAAAAAGAGATCAAAAGAGATCGTCCATACCTTCTTCACTGGAAAATAAACAGAGATGAATCTGCTATGATTCTGGAGACCTGCAAGACTGCAGGGATTTCCATTCATGCCGCATTATCTGTTGCTTTTCTAAAGGCCCATCAACAGATCAGCACACTTAAATCACATTCCAGACTTTATTGTGCGGTAGACATGAGAAAATTTCTCCCTGATGTCAAAGAAGATATGTTTTTCGCTTTTCCGGCAATGATTCCGCTTCAGTTAAAAAACAGCAAGGCCAATGACTTATGGACTCATGCAAGACAGTTTAAAGAAAAACTTCAGCAGGAGATCAGCAAGATTGATGTCAATAAATTATTTATGTACAGCAGCGGACTTTTGCGGGAGTTGCCGAGAATGAGTAAATATGCCAGAGCAGAAAGAGGGGCTCATGACTTTACATTTTCCAATATGGGAAAGGTAAATATCAAAGAAAAGTATGGATCTCTTGAGGTAGAAACTTTACACTCCCCTTCTACTTTGTTTCCTTTTGGCAATCCAAGCACCTTATTCAGCACCTCGTTCAGAGGAGAGATTGACTTTATATTTACATCAGACGAAGAATTCTTAAAAAAAGAAGATGCAGTGATCCTGAAAACGAATGCCATGCAACTATTGATCAATCCAACGAAACCTTGTTCATGA
- a CDS encoding TlpA disulfide reductase family protein produces MRILTIAALSLLFSNAALYAQEKAGVEITGTVKGQSSGKVYLQKFDNKMFFTLDSAELKDGVFKFNKTLKLPELYGLTTNKDESPLYVFLEKGKVNVTLDETAYYKNSVVTGSAANDLFSSYKKQKEVKIEEFIKQNPASLVAAYVLYRDFSYRLSPEEIKQNLQLLDPSLANTPYVAVLNDLVKVLTAVGIGNKAPDFEGLTPEGKSIKLSGHFGKYLLLDFWASWCGPCRRENPNLVKAYQKYHEKGFDIFAVSLDKNKEAWLKGIKDDQLSWTHVSDLAFWNSAAAKLYGVRAIPANVLIDPNGVIIARNLRGEELDKKLEELLAAPLAKTR; encoded by the coding sequence ATGAGAATATTAACAATAGCTGCGTTATCATTGCTTTTTAGCAATGCAGCGCTATATGCACAGGAGAAAGCTGGTGTAGAAATTACAGGGACAGTTAAGGGGCAAAGTTCTGGTAAGGTTTATCTTCAGAAATTTGATAACAAAATGTTTTTTACCCTGGATTCGGCAGAACTTAAAGATGGAGTTTTTAAATTTAATAAAACACTTAAGCTGCCCGAGTTATATGGTTTAACGACAAATAAGGACGAAAGTCCGCTGTATGTTTTTTTAGAAAAAGGTAAGGTAAATGTAACACTGGACGAGACCGCTTACTACAAGAATTCTGTGGTTACCGGATCTGCTGCCAATGATTTATTCAGCAGTTATAAAAAACAAAAAGAGGTTAAAATAGAGGAATTTATTAAGCAGAACCCAGCTTCTCTTGTCGCTGCTTATGTACTTTACAGAGACTTTTCTTATAGATTGAGCCCGGAAGAAATTAAACAAAATCTGCAATTGCTGGACCCTTCTCTGGCCAACACACCATATGTTGCGGTATTGAATGATCTGGTAAAAGTGTTAACTGCGGTTGGGATCGGAAATAAAGCACCTGATTTTGAAGGCCTGACACCTGAAGGAAAATCAATTAAGTTATCCGGTCATTTTGGAAAGTACCTGCTGCTTGACTTCTGGGCATCCTGGTGTGGGCCTTGCCGAAGGGAAAATCCAAACCTGGTAAAAGCATATCAGAAATATCATGAAAAAGGATTTGACATCTTTGCCGTCTCTCTGGATAAAAATAAAGAGGCCTGGTTAAAAGGAATTAAAGACGATCAGTTGAGCTGGACACATGTTTCGGACCTTGCTTTCTGGAATAGTGCTGCTGCTAAGCTATACGGAGTCAGGGCAATTCCTGCCAATGTGCTGATTGACCCTAATGGGGTGATCATTGCCAGAAACCTGAGAGGAGAAGAACTGGATAAAAAACTGGAAGAGTTATTGGCCGCTCCTTTGGCAAAAACGCGTTAA
- a CDS encoding MIP/aquaporin family protein: protein MSEFSAEVIGTMVMILLGNGVVANVVLMGTKGNNGGWIVITTAWALAVFAGVVIAGPYSGAHLNPAVSISLALIGKLSWAKVPVYILAQFTGAFLGAFLVWLTYKDHYKLTEDQGAKRATFCTAPAIRNTWSNLISEIIGTFVLIFVIFHFSDAAMGISKTPIGLGSLGALPVAFLVWVIGLSLGGTTGYAINPARDLGPRIMHAILPVHGKGDNDWGYAWIPVIGPLIGASLAVALDLLIKI from the coding sequence ATGTCGGAATTTTCAGCCGAAGTAATCGGCACTATGGTCATGATACTTTTAGGGAACGGTGTAGTTGCCAATGTTGTTTTAATGGGAACAAAAGGAAATAATGGAGGTTGGATTGTCATCACCACTGCCTGGGCGCTGGCTGTTTTTGCAGGCGTTGTGATTGCGGGGCCATATAGTGGTGCTCACCTTAACCCGGCTGTCTCCATCAGCCTTGCCCTCATCGGTAAGCTGAGTTGGGCCAAAGTACCAGTTTACATCCTGGCCCAGTTTACAGGCGCCTTTTTAGGGGCTTTCCTGGTATGGCTGACCTATAAAGATCACTATAAGCTGACCGAAGACCAGGGAGCTAAGCGTGCTACATTCTGTACTGCCCCTGCTATCAGAAATACCTGGTCCAACCTGATCAGTGAAATCATTGGCACATTTGTTTTGATCTTTGTTATCTTTCATTTCAGCGATGCCGCTATGGGCATCAGTAAAACCCCAATAGGTTTAGGCTCTCTGGGGGCTTTGCCAGTTGCGTTCCTCGTTTGGGTTATCGGCCTTTCACTTGGAGGAACGACAGGTTATGCCATTAATCCTGCAAGGGATCTGGGGCCGAGAATTATGCATGCAATCTTACCTGTTCATGGGAAAGGAGACAACGACTGGGGGTATGCCTGGATTCCCGTAATCGGTCCATTGATTGGTGCTTCCCTGGCTGTTGCACTGGATCTTTTGATAAAGATATAA
- a CDS encoding porin family protein, whose amino-acid sequence MKKIIILALGLFVAGAANAQSPIRLGVKAGLNLPNIIKGDGNNDFKTKVNPGFNAGITLDINLIKGLAFTPELLYSTKGYKAETGFGEFTQTTHFIDIPILASINVGGTGLNLVVGPQVSFLTSTKNKFENGFGTVVIQDEYNEDADKFKKSLVGGVIGFRYDINDKFDLHGRYSLDFQKNNEDGTKQTPEYKNQVFSVGVGVKF is encoded by the coding sequence ATGAAAAAGATCATTATTCTGGCCTTAGGCCTATTTGTTGCTGGTGCAGCTAATGCACAAAGCCCCATCAGGTTAGGGGTTAAAGCAGGTTTAAACCTTCCCAATATTATTAAGGGAGATGGAAACAACGATTTCAAAACAAAAGTAAATCCTGGTTTTAATGCCGGTATAACCTTAGACATCAATCTGATTAAAGGACTTGCATTTACTCCGGAGCTGTTATATTCCACTAAAGGATATAAAGCAGAAACTGGTTTTGGAGAATTCACACAAACCACTCATTTCATTGATATTCCTATTCTGGCAAGTATCAATGTAGGAGGTACAGGATTAAACCTGGTTGTAGGACCACAAGTTTCTTTCTTAACTTCAACAAAAAACAAGTTTGAAAATGGTTTTGGAACAGTGGTGATTCAGGATGAATACAATGAGGATGCTGATAAATTTAAAAAGAGCCTTGTTGGTGGGGTAATTGGATTCAGGTATGATATCAATGATAAATTTGACTTACATGGCCGTTATTCCCTTGATTTCCAGAAAAACAATGAAGATGGAACCAAGCAAACTCCTGAATACAAAAACCAGGTATTCTCTGTAGGTGTAGGTGTGAAATTCTAA
- a CDS encoding porin family protein translates to MKKLFIIGLGLTLSGLAFQTKAQTSQAAANDQMRFGIKAGANLMNMGKMTVGDQSYSTDSKVGFQAGVYADLPMGGGFAFLPEVIYSQKGGKIKETIGANTTEFDSKLGYLDVPVLIGYRPTPELTIFAGPQASFLLSRDASFKVNGQQVGDTFTDKKDYKKSIAGGVVGLGYNITPNINVNGRYTMDFQKTFNDDINQDKLKNKGFALSLGYTF, encoded by the coding sequence ATGAAAAAATTATTCATTATAGGATTGGGTCTGACCCTCAGTGGTCTGGCCTTCCAAACAAAGGCACAAACTTCACAGGCTGCGGCAAATGATCAAATGAGATTCGGTATTAAGGCCGGAGCTAATTTAATGAACATGGGAAAAATGACGGTTGGTGACCAAAGTTATTCTACCGATTCTAAAGTTGGATTCCAGGCGGGTGTATATGCTGATCTCCCAATGGGTGGTGGTTTTGCATTCTTACCGGAAGTAATCTATTCTCAAAAAGGAGGTAAAATAAAAGAAACCATAGGTGCCAATACGACAGAGTTTGATTCGAAACTGGGATACCTGGATGTACCGGTACTGATTGGTTACCGACCTACTCCTGAACTGACCATTTTTGCTGGTCCTCAGGCTTCCTTCCTGCTTTCCCGTGATGCTTCATTCAAAGTGAACGGACAACAGGTAGGAGACACTTTTACGGATAAAAAAGATTATAAAAAATCCATCGCTGGTGGTGTCGTTGGTTTAGGTTATAACATCACACCCAATATCAATGTGAATGGAAGATATACGATGGACTTCCAGAAAACATTTAATGACGACATCAATCAGGATAAACTGAAAAATAAAGGCTTTGCCTTGTCATTAGGTTATACTTTTTAA
- a CDS encoding glycoside hydrolase family 3 protein: MKLKYPIAALVILFGGLSSAQAQKKTYLETLASPNQWVDSVFNKLNKRQKIAQMFFVRAHTDMGKVYEDSIGRVIKKEKIGGLVFFQGGPVRQAVLTNQYQSLARVPLLITSDGEWGLGMRLDSTISYPYQMALGAIQDKQLIYKMGLEVAKDYKRIGMHMNLAPDVDVNNNAKNPVINFRSFGENKYNVTAKASAYMKGMQDGGLLVSLKHFPGHGDTDVDSHYDLPKLPFTKARLDSLEIYPFRELIKEGAAGVMIAHMNIPALDNTPNMPSTLSKPIVTGILKEELGFKGIIISDAMGMKGVVKYFKDGEADVMGIIAGNDILELSENSARAIKLVRKAVREGRISMDRIDESVKKILTAKYWAGLNVKDTVNEQHVFSEVNRLESQALLQQLADASMTVLRGKQFLKTLSAEKRTIIISIGTPNVTTFQKDLATYYKNSVFYTLDKNANANAIAKVTREISGFDQVIIGIHDARNRPGNGMVLTADLKMFIKDMADKNAVFALFANPYNMSTLPGLENSKGLIVAYQKEDFMQRAAASVLKNQFVPSGKLPVTVSAAFKYGDGE; this comes from the coding sequence ATGAAATTGAAGTATCCTATAGCCGCTCTCGTAATTCTATTCGGTGGGCTGTCATCAGCTCAGGCACAGAAGAAAACCTACCTGGAAACTTTAGCGAGCCCGAACCAATGGGTGGATTCCGTATTTAATAAGCTAAATAAGCGTCAGAAGATTGCACAGATGTTCTTTGTCAGGGCGCATACTGATATGGGTAAAGTCTATGAAGACTCTATAGGCAGGGTAATTAAAAAAGAAAAGATTGGTGGTCTGGTCTTCTTTCAGGGTGGTCCCGTCAGGCAGGCGGTATTAACCAATCAATATCAATCTCTGGCACGTGTTCCTTTACTCATCACCTCTGATGGAGAATGGGGGCTGGGGATGCGCTTGGATAGTACCATTTCTTATCCTTACCAGATGGCATTGGGTGCCATTCAGGATAAACAGCTGATTTATAAGATGGGATTGGAAGTAGCTAAAGATTATAAGCGGATCGGTATGCACATGAACCTTGCCCCGGATGTGGATGTCAATAACAATGCTAAAAACCCGGTGATCAATTTCAGGTCATTTGGTGAAAATAAATACAATGTAACAGCTAAAGCCTCGGCTTATATGAAAGGAATGCAGGACGGCGGACTGCTGGTGAGCTTGAAACACTTTCCGGGACATGGAGATACCGATGTGGATTCACATTATGATCTTCCAAAACTACCTTTTACCAAGGCGCGGCTGGATAGCCTGGAGATTTATCCTTTCAGAGAATTGATTAAAGAAGGTGCAGCAGGAGTGATGATTGCTCATATGAATATTCCGGCACTGGACAATACACCTAATATGCCCTCCACTTTATCTAAACCAATTGTTACTGGTATCTTAAAAGAAGAGCTTGGATTTAAAGGCATCATTATTTCTGATGCAATGGGAATGAAAGGAGTGGTGAAATACTTTAAAGACGGGGAAGCAGATGTTATGGGGATCATTGCCGGGAACGACATTCTGGAGCTTTCAGAGAATAGTGCGCGTGCCATTAAACTGGTTCGTAAAGCGGTGAGAGAAGGCCGGATCAGTATGGACAGGATTGATGAAAGTGTAAAGAAAATCCTGACGGCAAAATATTGGGCTGGCTTAAATGTAAAAGACACAGTGAATGAACAGCATGTTTTTTCAGAAGTAAACAGACTGGAGAGTCAGGCTTTGTTGCAACAGCTGGCGGATGCTTCCATGACCGTTTTAAGGGGAAAACAATTTCTTAAAACATTGTCAGCAGAAAAAAGAACAATCATTATCAGTATCGGTACGCCTAATGTAACTACTTTCCAGAAAGACCTGGCAACGTATTACAAAAATTCAGTTTTTTATACCCTGGATAAAAATGCCAACGCCAATGCCATTGCAAAGGTAACGAGAGAAATTTCTGGTTTTGATCAGGTAATCATAGGGATTCATGATGCGAGAAACCGTCCGGGAAATGGAATGGTGTTAACTGCCGATTTAAAGATGTTTATCAAAGATATGGCAGATAAAAATGCGGTATTTGCACTGTTTGCCAACCCCTATAACATGAGTACCTTACCTGGCCTTGAAAATAGTAAGGGCTTGATTGTGGCTTATCAGAAAGAAGATTTTATGCAACGTGCAGCAGCTTCAGTTCTTAAAAATCAATTTGTCCCATCAGGGAAATTGCCGGTAACGGTAAGTGCGGCATTTAAATACGGAGACGGAGAATAA
- a CDS encoding thioredoxin family protein has product MKRIALILFTFAAISTSSFAQATKEAVKIYNPSANAQADIDAAVAKAKKEGKHVFIQVGGNWCSWCIAFHNLVADTPELKTVLNDNYETVLVNYSKENKNEAVLAKLNYPGRFGFPVFLILDGDGKLLHTQNSAYLEEGKGHSVKKVTEFLKNWNVAALKPEHNK; this is encoded by the coding sequence ATGAAAAGAATAGCTTTAATCCTTTTTACTTTTGCAGCCATTTCAACAAGCAGTTTTGCTCAGGCAACAAAAGAAGCCGTAAAGATTTACAATCCTTCAGCTAATGCGCAGGCCGACATTGACGCTGCTGTAGCCAAAGCCAAAAAAGAAGGCAAACACGTATTTATACAAGTTGGTGGTAACTGGTGCTCCTGGTGTATCGCCTTCCATAATCTGGTAGCAGATACCCCTGAACTTAAAACGGTTCTTAATGACAATTATGAAACAGTCCTTGTAAATTATAGCAAGGAGAACAAGAATGAGGCGGTATTGGCGAAATTGAATTATCCGGGGCGTTTTGGGTTTCCGGTATTTCTGATTCTTGATGGGGATGGAAAATTACTACATACCCAGAATTCAGCCTATCTGGAAGAAGGCAAAGGACATAGTGTTAAAAAAGTAACCGAGTTTCTGAAAAACTGGAATGTTGCTGCACTAAAACCAGAGCATAACAAATAA